In Dermacentor silvarum isolate Dsil-2018 chromosome 2, BIME_Dsil_1.4, whole genome shotgun sequence, the following proteins share a genomic window:
- the LOC119441459 gene encoding coiled-coil domain-containing protein 149, with product MSSSKYAKLEQDYQKLVSEMGVLQCRLESKAEALLILTRDLEQCQSERDQFKLMADQLRERHGELRRRLQAWGPTIASVYDGKNLKGQTEKSLAQLLCDLKEQNRQLQSENESLTQKLRESLEDGKLLREQLQEQGRSSRRVSDPCAQCSAKQDRQELVRQLELLQARCSMLEGDLQAVLDEKEELVRTGDAYRQKVDRLNLQLNHALRGGADYVPLDVDALLMENRYMHERLQLVQEEKTLLTASLNKFKNLAEKNRGRASTAVLAGISSKQMQQLLQDSSLDLSTAGADLRSLVALLLEALGDRTLALNHQRKANKVLGKRVTELESRLKCDGTWRVNMPLSSTDPAKLANRSKASSNLEDANSLSIGAVELSTSKPTPDKDVPRSVISRENSRDEEEDCVTGEEDLPPELQRLLSAAMKELKSPQHRAPPPPHKEVADLAC from the exons ATGTCGTCGTCCAAGTACGCAAAACTCGAACAAGACTACCAGAAACTAGTCAGCGAG ATGGGCGTGCTGCAATGTCGGTTGGAGAGCAAGGCAGAGGCCCTTCTCATCCTCACACGTGACCTGGAACAGTGCCAGAGCGAGCGGGACCAGTTCAAGCTTATGGCTGACCAGCTCCGTGAGCGTCACGGCGAGCTACGCAGACGCCtccaggcctgg GGTCCAACAATAGCAAGTGTGTACGACGGCAAGAACCTCAAGGGCCAGACTGAGAAG AGCTTGGCACAGCTACTATGTGACCTGAAGGAGCAGAACCGGCAACTGCAGTCTGAGAACGAGTCACTCACCCAGAAACTCCGGGAGTCTCTTGAAGATGGCAAG CTTTTGCGAGAGCAGCTGCAGGAGCAGGGACGCAGCAGCCGCCGTGTGTCCGATCCATGCGCCCAGTGCTCAGCAAAGCAGGACCGCCAGGAGCTGGTGCGACAGCTCGAGTTGCTCCAGGCAAGG TGCTCCATGCTGGAGGGTGACCTGCAGGCAGTGTTGGACGAGAAGGAGGAACTAGTGCGGACAGGGGACGCGTACCGCCAAAAGGTGGACCGGCTCAACCTGCAGCTGAACCATGCCCTGCGTGGAGGTGCCGACTACGTGCCGCTCGACGTTGATGCCTTGCTCATGGAGAACAG GTATATGCATGAGCGACTGCAGCTTGTCCAGGAGGAGAAGACCTTACTCACAGCCTCACTCAACAAGTTCAAG AACCTGGCAGAGAAGAACCGTGGCCGTGCAAGCACAGCAGTCCTGGCAGGGATTTCCAGCAAACAGA TGCAACAGCTGCTGCAGGACAGCTCTCTGGACCTGAGCACAGCGGGGGCCGACCTGCGCAGCCTGGTGGCCCTCCTGCTGGAGGCACTCGGCGACCGCACCCTGGCACTCAACCACCAACGCAAGGCCAACAA AGTTCTGGGCAAACGTGTGACAGAGCTAGAGAGCAGGCTCAAGTGTGATGGCACATGGAGGGTCAACATGCCCCTCTCGAGCACAG ATCCAGCAAAACTGGCCAACAGGAGCAAAGCAAGCAGTAATTTAGAAGATGCCAACTCGTTGTCCATTGGTGCTGTGGAGTTATCGACGTCCAAGCCAACACCAGACAAAG ATGTTCCACGTTCAGTGATCTCGAGGGAGAACTCGCGTGACGAGGAGGAGGACTGTGTAACAGGCGAGGAGGACCTTCCCCCGGAGCTGCAGAGGCTTCTCTCGGCTGCCATGAAGGAGCTCAAGTCACCCCAGCACCGAGCGCCCCCACCTCCCCACAAAGAAGTGGCTGACCTTGCCTGCTGA